The DNA region TCGCGGGGGACGCCGCGGCGCTGACGGCCGGCGAGGCCGTCTACGCGGGGAGCTGCGCGTCGTGTCATGGCGCGGCGGGGGCCGGCGACGGCCTCGTCTCCGACCCCCCGCCGACCGACTTCACGGCCGGGGACGAGGAGCGCTGCGACGGCCTGATGTTCTGGCGGATCTCCACCGGCGCGGCCACCGGACCGGCCGGCTCCATCATGGCGGCCTACGGCGGCGCCCTCACGGATGACCAGATCTGGCAGGTGGTGACCTTCCTGCGCACCTTCGAGCCCTGAGGAGATCCCGATGAGCGACCTGCCCCTCCTCGATCGCCGCGGCCTGCTCAAGCTGCTGGGCTGCGGGGGCTGCGCCCTGGCGCTGCCCTCCCTGTCCGGCTGCACCATCGCCGAGGTCTTCGGCGGCGGCGACGGGACGCTGACCTTCAACGTCGCGGAGGGCCCCTTCCGCGCCCTCGGGGCGGTGGATGGCGTCGCGGCGGTCGACGTGGCGGGGCGCAACGTCCTGCTCATCCGCACGACCCCCGACGCCATCGTCGCGGTGTCCCGCATCTGCACCCACACCGGCTGCGACATGGCCCCCGACCGCTTCGGCACCTGGAACGGCGACCGGCTCATCTGCCGCTGCCACGACTCGCACTTCGACGCCGAAGGGCACGTGCTGAAGGGCCCGGCGACCCGCGACCTCGCGACGTTCGACGTGGAGTTCGACGCGGCCACCGGGAGCGGGACGCTGACCCTCCAGAAGAAGAGCACCGGCATCCCGCCGGAGTTCGCCGACCTCGTGAACCCGTTCGCCGGCGACCCGGCCGCGGTCTCGGCGGGCGAGGCGCTCTACCAGCAGTGCGTCGCCTGCCACGGGGCGGCGGGGGAGGGGAGCGAGCTGTTCATGCCCCCCGCCTCGGCCTTCAACGTCGACCAGTCCGAGTGGACGGATGGCTACCTGTTCTGGCGCATCCGCACCGGCGCCGATGGCGGC from bacterium includes:
- a CDS encoding cytochrome c — encoded protein: AGDAAALTAGEAVYAGSCASCHGAAGAGDGLVSDPPPTDFTAGDEERCDGLMFWRISTGAATGPAGSIMAAYGGALTDDQIWQVVTFLRTFEP
- a CDS encoding Rieske 2Fe-2S domain-containing protein; translated protein: MSDLPLLDRRGLLKLLGCGGCALALPSLSGCTIAEVFGGGDGTLTFNVAEGPFRALGAVDGVAAVDVAGRNVLLIRTTPDAIVAVSRICTHTGCDMAPDRFGTWNGDRLICRCHDSHFDAEGHVLKGPATRDLATFDVEFDAATGSGTLTLQKKSTGIPPEFADLVNPFAGDPAAVSAGEALYQQCVACHGAAGEGSELFMPPASAFNVDQSEWTDGYLFWRIRTGADGGPPFSVMVAYPNLSDDETWQLVTFLRSLAP